One Deltaproteobacteria bacterium HGW-Deltaproteobacteria-4 DNA segment encodes these proteins:
- a CDS encoding TlyA family rRNA (cytidine-2'-O)-methyltransferase has translation MKKERIDKLLVDRGLVASRERARALILAGAVLVDEQVVDKAGAQIAREAEIRLKGEDIPFVSRGGLKLVKGLDAFALDVRERIALDVGASTGGFTDCLLQRGARKVYAVDVGYGQLAWSLRTDPRVVNLERTNIRHLRGEDLSERPDLAVIDASFISLSIVLPATLSLLTADAIIVALIKPQFEVGKGAVGKGGVVRDSDQHEQVVRKIRCLAEQSGCHVIGVTESPILGPKGNKEFLICLQKDGTSQLQNEN, from the coding sequence CTGAAAAAGGAACGGATCGACAAACTTCTTGTTGATCGTGGACTGGTGGCTTCGCGAGAACGGGCCCGGGCGCTGATTCTGGCCGGGGCGGTGTTGGTCGACGAACAGGTGGTTGACAAGGCGGGGGCGCAGATTGCCAGGGAGGCAGAAATTCGCCTCAAAGGTGAGGATATCCCCTTTGTTTCCCGGGGCGGACTTAAGCTGGTAAAAGGACTGGATGCCTTTGCCCTCGATGTCCGGGAGCGGATTGCCCTTGATGTCGGGGCGTCGACCGGAGGTTTTACCGACTGTTTGTTGCAAAGGGGGGCAAGAAAAGTTTACGCTGTCGATGTCGGTTATGGCCAGCTCGCCTGGTCGCTGCGCACCGACCCCCGGGTCGTCAATCTCGAACGGACCAATATTCGTCATTTGCGGGGTGAGGATCTTTCCGAGCGTCCTGATCTGGCAGTGATTGATGCTTCTTTTATCTCTTTGTCGATCGTACTGCCGGCAACTTTGTCTCTCCTGACAGCCGATGCTATCATTGTCGCCTTGATCAAGCCACAGTTTGAAGTCGGTAAAGGCGCGGTCGGTAAAGGGGGGGTGGTTCGTGATAGCGACCAACATGAACAGGTCGTAAGAAAAATCCGGTGCCTGGCTGAACAGTCAGGGTGTCATGTCATTGGCGTTACCGAAAGCCCCATCCTTGGTCCGAAGGGGAACAAGGAGTTCTTGATTTGTCTGCAAAAGGATGGCACTTCTCAGCTTCAGAACGAAAATTGA
- a CDS encoding DNA repair exonuclease, translating to MTIRCLHTADLHLDAHFPVWGEKESLRRADLLKTFERIVNLAIKNDVQLLLISGDLFDTPHPEPATVVRVQSELQRLVERGITPVLLPGTHDPYAPKNSIYRRETFPGIIFNEAQLSEPQHLLIKGVSCYLYGFAYQSGKAEELLPSLQRRNLPGFHIALLHGSRRGSPEWNYRHKDLPFDLADLESLRLDYVALGHYHTFEVLQDESGRNIAAYPGSPEGKRFGEDGPRYCALVTLSAGGARIEALEVNGRVLAEEEIDLSGIVTLEGAVAEIRRFANPDLILRLRLTGTVEIPLALPSLLAACRDDFFWLELLDATRLYDSAYARRIEHEETVRGLFVRRMRRLIEESPPERRPIVEEAFREVLARFTAAGGEL from the coding sequence ATGACTATTCGCTGTCTTCATACCGCCGATCTCCATCTGGATGCCCATTTCCCTGTCTGGGGCGAAAAGGAGTCGCTGCGTCGTGCCGACCTCCTGAAAACTTTTGAGCGCATTGTCAATCTGGCCATCAAGAATGATGTCCAGCTCCTGCTCATCAGTGGCGACCTCTTTGACACTCCCCATCCGGAACCGGCCACGGTTGTCCGGGTGCAGAGCGAACTGCAGCGCCTGGTCGAGCGGGGCATCACTCCGGTCCTTTTACCCGGGACCCATGATCCCTATGCCCCGAAAAACTCCATCTACCGCCGCGAGACTTTTCCCGGAATTATTTTCAACGAAGCGCAGTTGAGTGAACCCCAGCATCTCCTCATCAAGGGCGTGAGCTGTTATCTCTACGGCTTTGCCTACCAAAGCGGCAAGGCTGAAGAACTGCTCCCGTCCTTGCAGCGCCGGAATCTGCCGGGATTTCATATTGCTTTACTCCACGGTTCACGGCGCGGGAGTCCGGAATGGAATTACCGGCATAAGGATCTCCCTTTCGACCTTGCTGACTTGGAGTCTCTGCGTCTCGACTACGTTGCCCTGGGTCATTACCACACCTTTGAAGTTCTGCAGGATGAAAGTGGCAGGAACATTGCTGCTTATCCGGGGTCACCGGAAGGAAAACGTTTTGGTGAAGACGGCCCCCGCTACTGTGCGCTGGTCACATTGAGCGCCGGTGGTGCCCGGATTGAAGCTCTTGAAGTTAATGGTCGCGTCCTCGCTGAGGAAGAGATCGACCTGAGCGGGATTGTGACTCTGGAGGGGGCTGTAGCTGAGATCCGGCGCTTTGCCAACCCGGATCTCATTTTACGTTTAAGGCTCACCGGTACCGTCGAGATTCCCTTGGCCTTACCATCGCTTCTGGCTGCCTGTCGCGATGATTTCTTTTGGCTGGAACTACTGGATGCCACCCGTTTGTACGATAGTGCTTATGCCCGGCGGATTGAACATGAGGAGACTGTCCGTGGTCTCTTTGTCCGGCGTATGCGTCGGCTCATCGAAGAATCTCCGCCGGAGCGGCGACCGATAGTTGAAGAAGCCTTTCGGGAAGTTCTCGCCCGCTTCACGGCCGCGGGAGGTGAACTATGA
- a CDS encoding histidine triad nucleotide-binding protein — MTPTNCLFCKIVSGEIPAGIVYEDELVVAFRDINPQAPHHLLLVPRQHICTTLDIDTADMELIGHIYRVAAKIAFQLGFADAGFRIVNNCKEDGGQTVWHLHFHLLGGRKLSWPPG; from the coding sequence ATGACGCCAACCAACTGTCTCTTTTGTAAAATAGTCAGTGGTGAAATCCCCGCAGGGATCGTTTATGAAGATGAATTGGTTGTCGCTTTTCGTGATATCAATCCTCAGGCGCCCCACCATTTACTGCTTGTGCCGCGCCAGCATATTTGCACAACTCTTGACATCGATACCGCTGATATGGAATTGATTGGCCATATCTATCGGGTCGCAGCAAAAATTGCCTTTCAACTCGGTTTCGCTGACGCCGGTTTCCGGATTGTCAACAACTGTAAGGAGGATGGCGGGCAGACGGTTTGGCATCTGCACTTTCACCTTCTTGGTGGGCGCAAACTGAGTTGGCCACCAGGCTAA
- a CDS encoding phosphohydrolase, which translates to MSNKSKQAKTGDYERHEKRLINEIHELLVTHYGGALSEEELDKALDQLQNAIVLARVSHTGQLRKSGEPYFIHPIRVAHLAARHWMDFSSIIATILHDVVEDTPVTIKEIQDQFGSDVALLVDGLTKAENPDLSREDLKAETYRKQLLTAIRDVRVLCLKVWDRTDNLQTIGALHPDKQSLIAEETRMVYVPLARHLGMGRAASELEALSLAVLYPRRARRYREAVRILQESVDSYLRKIKGEIQHAFDHAKLPVIIRDRWRPFSIVAAHDAQRGLASIYTLEIQVDRTRDAYIGLGLLHGIFSPIPGKLRDHLRTPSQFGYQALKTTVQAGEHRIRVEITTRKLARFNLAGVLAPGFDFHMENFSALMQSLLDGESAIDTDSLRLASAAIQVYTPRGERRTLPEGSSALDFAFEIHEELGLHAVRAKVNGQTRLLKSRLMDGDQVSIERAATPQILPKCLEWAVTPKSRNAIRKYLRSVLRENSGTE; encoded by the coding sequence ATGTCTAACAAATCAAAACAGGCTAAAACTGGCGATTACGAGCGTCATGAAAAGCGCCTTATAAATGAAATCCATGAGTTACTCGTGACCCATTACGGGGGAGCTCTTAGCGAGGAAGAGCTGGATAAGGCTTTGGATCAATTGCAGAATGCTATTGTTCTGGCGCGGGTATCACATACCGGTCAACTGCGGAAATCAGGCGAACCTTACTTTATTCATCCGATCCGTGTAGCCCATCTTGCCGCCAGGCATTGGATGGATTTCTCTTCGATCATAGCCACTATTCTCCATGATGTTGTTGAAGATACGCCGGTGACCATCAAGGAGATTCAGGACCAGTTCGGCAGCGATGTGGCGCTGCTCGTCGACGGCTTGACCAAGGCGGAGAATCCGGACCTGAGTCGTGAAGACCTCAAGGCCGAAACCTATCGCAAGCAGTTGTTGACAGCAATTCGTGACGTTCGAGTGCTTTGTCTGAAGGTTTGGGATCGGACCGATAATCTGCAAACGATAGGTGCCCTGCACCCGGATAAACAGTCGTTGATTGCTGAGGAGACCCGTATGGTCTATGTCCCTCTGGCCCGGCATCTGGGAATGGGGCGAGCGGCTTCTGAGCTGGAAGCCCTTTCACTGGCGGTCCTTTATCCACGCCGGGCCAGGCGTTACCGTGAAGCTGTGCGCATCCTGCAAGAGAGTGTCGATTCCTATCTGCGTAAAATCAAGGGTGAAATCCAACACGCTTTCGATCATGCCAAGCTTCCGGTCATCATCCGTGATCGTTGGCGGCCTTTTTCTATAGTTGCAGCTCATGACGCACAACGCGGCCTCGCCTCAATTTATACTCTCGAAATTCAAGTTGATCGTACCCGTGATGCGTATATTGGTTTGGGGTTGTTACACGGCATTTTTTCACCAATTCCCGGGAAGTTACGTGACCATCTTCGTACTCCCTCCCAATTTGGCTATCAGGCATTGAAAACCACTGTGCAGGCAGGTGAGCATCGTATTCGTGTCGAGATTACAACGCGTAAACTGGCACGATTCAATCTTGCCGGAGTTTTGGCGCCGGGTTTTGATTTTCACATGGAGAACTTTTCTGCCTTGATGCAATCGCTTCTTGACGGAGAGTCGGCAATCGATACGGATAGTTTGCGCCTTGCGTCGGCGGCGATACAGGTTTATACGCCGCGTGGTGAACGCCGGACCTTGCCGGAAGGAAGCAGTGCTCTCGATTTTGCTTTTGAGATTCACGAAGAACTCGGCTTGCACGCCGTGCGTGCCAAGGTCAACGGCCAAACACGGCTACTGAAATCGCGCTTGATGGATGGTGATCAAGTCTCGATTGAGCGTGCCGCAACACCGCAAATTCTGCCCAAATGTCTGGAGTGGGCAGTGACGCCTAAATCGAGAAATGCGATCCGTAAATACCTTCGCTCTGTTCTCCGCGAAAACTCAGGAACTGAATGA
- a CDS encoding capsular biosynthesis protein CpsI, whose protein sequence is MNKILVTGAAGFIGYHTCRQLLESGYEVVGIDNLNDYYDVSLKEARLTRLHGMQNFSFRRLDLADRAGMDELFLSQKFDTVIHLAAQAGVRYSIQNPHAYIDSNLVGFINILEGCRHHQVQHLTYASSSSVYGANTTLPFSIHDNVDHPLSLYAATKKANELMAHTYSSLYGLPTTGLRFFTVYGPWGRPDMALFLFTDAIIKGRPIDVFNHGQMQRDFTYIDDIVEGVVRVAARPAQPNPDWSGATPDPGSSFAPWRVYNIGNHSPVELLHFIHTIEEKLGRKAQVNLLPLQPGDVPATCADVADLMQDVDFKPATPIEVGINRFIDWYRDYYHC, encoded by the coding sequence ATGAACAAAATTCTTGTAACCGGTGCAGCCGGGTTCATCGGTTATCACACTTGTCGGCAGTTGCTTGAATCCGGGTATGAGGTCGTTGGCATTGATAATCTTAATGACTATTACGATGTGAGTCTGAAGGAAGCACGCCTCACTCGACTGCATGGGATGCAGAACTTTTCATTCAGGCGTCTAGACCTTGCGGACCGAGCCGGGATGGATGAACTCTTTTTGTCACAAAAATTCGACACAGTCATTCATCTTGCGGCTCAGGCCGGGGTTCGCTACTCCATCCAGAATCCGCACGCCTACATCGACTCAAATCTGGTCGGGTTTATCAATATCCTCGAGGGGTGTCGGCATCATCAGGTGCAGCATCTGACCTATGCTTCTTCCAGCTCAGTTTATGGCGCCAACACTACACTTCCCTTTTCCATTCATGACAATGTCGATCATCCTCTCTCCCTTTACGCGGCAACAAAAAAAGCGAATGAGTTGATGGCACATACTTATTCGAGTCTGTATGGATTGCCGACGACCGGTTTACGCTTTTTTACAGTTTACGGTCCTTGGGGTCGTCCGGATATGGCCCTCTTCCTTTTTACAGATGCCATTATCAAGGGGCGTCCCATCGATGTCTTTAACCATGGCCAGATGCAGCGTGATTTTACCTATATCGATGACATCGTTGAAGGGGTTGTCCGAGTTGCTGCTCGTCCGGCGCAGCCCAACCCGGACTGGAGCGGAGCAACTCCCGACCCCGGTTCGAGCTTTGCCCCCTGGCGGGTCTACAACATCGGCAATCACTCACCGGTCGAACTTCTCCACTTTATTCACACGATTGAAGAGAAGCTTGGCCGCAAGGCCCAAGTCAACCTCCTGCCGCTTCAGCCTGGCGATGTCCCGGCGACCTGTGCTGATGTCGCTGATTTGATGCAGGATGTCGATTTTAAACCAGCAACTCCAATCGAGGTCGGCATCAATCGGTTTATCGATTGGTATCGCGATTATTACCATTGTTGA
- the galE gene encoding UDP-glucose 4-epimerase GalE, with translation MAKLLVTGGAGYIGSHVLKQLISAGHEVLVYDNLSTGHKHALLGAPLIVGDLADRALLSEVFAQGNFAAVLHFAAHIVVPESVSNPLKYYNNNTRNTLQLLELCHEFGIERFIFSSTAAVYGIPETGQVNELSPLLPINPYGASKMMSERMLMDLSSASSLRHVILRYFNVAGADLQGELGQETPEATHLIKVACQAAIGIRQGMKVFGDDYATPDGTCIRDYIHIDDLARAHVAALHYLLQGGGSQIFNCGYGHGSSVAEVIRVVKQLSGVDFPVELDLRREGDPPKLIAANDKIKKILGWLPQNDDLELIISSALHWERVCADRDIK, from the coding sequence ATGGCAAAACTATTGGTCACCGGCGGCGCCGGTTATATCGGCAGCCATGTCCTGAAGCAGTTGATTTCTGCCGGACATGAGGTGCTGGTCTACGACAACCTTTCGACCGGGCACAAACATGCCCTACTTGGTGCTCCGCTGATTGTCGGCGATCTGGCCGATCGGGCTTTGTTGTCAGAGGTCTTTGCCCAAGGGAATTTCGCCGCTGTTCTTCATTTTGCAGCACATATTGTCGTGCCGGAGTCGGTGAGCAACCCCCTGAAATACTACAACAACAACACCAGAAATACCTTACAGCTTCTCGAACTCTGTCATGAATTCGGCATAGAGCGTTTTATCTTCAGTTCAACTGCCGCTGTTTATGGGATCCCGGAGACCGGCCAGGTGAACGAACTTTCCCCCCTGCTGCCGATAAATCCCTATGGTGCTTCCAAGATGATGAGCGAACGAATGTTGATGGATCTGAGTTCCGCCTCGTCGTTACGGCATGTCATCCTGCGCTATTTCAATGTCGCTGGCGCTGATCTGCAGGGAGAACTCGGACAGGAAACCCCTGAGGCCACTCATCTGATCAAGGTCGCTTGTCAGGCGGCTATCGGTATACGTCAGGGCATGAAGGTCTTTGGTGATGATTACGCCACTCCGGATGGCACCTGTATTCGCGATTATATTCACATTGATGATCTGGCCCGTGCCCATGTGGCGGCTTTGCATTACCTGCTGCAAGGAGGGGGATCACAGATATTTAATTGCGGCTACGGTCACGGCTCCAGCGTTGCTGAGGTCATCAGAGTGGTCAAACAACTATCCGGAGTAGATTTCCCGGTTGAACTGGACCTTCGGCGAGAGGGTGATCCTCCCAAGCTTATCGCTGCGAATGATAAAATTAAAAAGATACTCGGCTGGCTGCCGCAGAATGACGATCTCGAGCTGATTATTTCCAGCGCTCTGCACTGGGAAAGGGTCTGCGCGGACCGTGACATCAAATAG
- a CDS encoding response regulator, which produces MASERKTVLIVDDEENARIGLSCFLCQEGYEVETASNGEEALEILREHPHTSLIISDINMPGMNGMSLLREVNRQHPETAIIMVTAYGEVESYIDAMNLGAFEYLHKPVRTDELKLAMLKVFAKTTN; this is translated from the coding sequence GTGGCGAGCGAACGAAAAACTGTTTTGATCGTTGATGATGAGGAGAATGCCCGTATCGGACTGTCCTGCTTTCTTTGTCAGGAAGGGTACGAAGTCGAGACCGCCAGTAATGGCGAAGAAGCTCTGGAGATTTTAAGGGAACATCCTCATACATCTTTAATCATCAGTGATATTAATATGCCGGGGATGAATGGCATGAGTTTGTTGCGCGAGGTGAATCGCCAGCATCCAGAGACGGCAATTATCATGGTCACAGCTTATGGTGAAGTTGAATCGTATATCGATGCGATGAATCTCGGTGCCTTTGAATATTTGCATAAACCTGTCCGTACTGACGAGCTCAAGCTTGCCATGCTCAAAGTCTTTGCCAAAACCACTAACTAA
- a CDS encoding universal stress protein has protein sequence MKAIKTVLFATDFSASSDEAFAYALSFTRSFGARLFLLHVISEPVDMRGFYVPHISFDSLESEIIASAKKMLSDFCSVHLKETDNYAYDVVSGVPFEKIIAVAEQEHADLIVVGTHGRGGLDHLLFGSNAEKIVRKSPVPVLTVRKND, from the coding sequence ATGAAAGCGATCAAGACCGTGCTCTTTGCCACCGATTTTTCTGCATCTTCTGACGAGGCATTTGCTTATGCGCTTTCCTTTACCCGTAGTTTCGGAGCCCGTCTTTTCTTGTTGCACGTAATCAGTGAACCAGTTGATATGCGAGGTTTTTACGTACCGCACATCTCGTTTGATTCTCTGGAATCAGAAATTATTGCTAGTGCAAAAAAGATGTTAAGCGATTTCTGTTCAGTACATTTAAAGGAGACCGACAATTATGCATATGACGTTGTCTCGGGTGTCCCCTTCGAAAAGATCATCGCTGTTGCCGAGCAGGAGCACGCTGATTTAATCGTTGTCGGGACCCATGGGCGTGGCGGTTTGGATCATCTTCTCTTTGGCAGCAACGCAGAAAAGATCGTCAGAAAATCGCCGGTACCGGTCTTGACGGTCAGGAAAAATGACTAA
- a CDS encoding transcription elongation factor GreA — translation MSHSIPMTPGGYQSLQEELKRLVRFERQAVVQAIAEARGHGDLSENAEYEAAKDRQAFIEGRIKELNDKIARAQVINPADLAGNKVVFGATVTLFDPDTDTEVTYQIVGEDEADIKNGKISVTSPVGKALIGHLLDEEVRIKVPSGIKIFEITNIRFE, via the coding sequence ATGTCCCATTCCATACCGATGACCCCTGGTGGCTATCAAAGCCTTCAGGAAGAGCTGAAACGTTTAGTACGTTTTGAAAGACAGGCAGTGGTTCAGGCGATTGCCGAAGCCCGTGGTCATGGCGACCTGTCCGAGAATGCTGAATATGAAGCGGCCAAAGACCGCCAGGCATTTATTGAGGGTCGCATCAAGGAACTCAACGATAAAATCGCCCGTGCACAAGTCATTAATCCCGCAGACCTGGCCGGCAATAAAGTCGTCTTTGGTGCAACCGTCACCCTCTTTGATCCGGATACCGATACAGAGGTCACCTATCAAATTGTCGGTGAGGATGAAGCGGACATCAAGAATGGCAAGATTTCCGTGACCTCTCCGGTAGGTAAGGCGTTGATCGGTCATCTCCTCGACGAGGAAGTTCGTATCAAGGTTCCATCGGGAATCAAGATTTTCGAAATAACCAATATCCGTTTTGAATAA
- a CDS encoding disulfide oxidoreductase has translation MLVPILDKKTNVAKMLQEYPQTAEVLKKYRLGCIGCHGIKHETIERGAIAHGIDLNALLHDLNAAL, from the coding sequence ATGCTCGTGCCGATTCTTGATAAAAAGACCAATGTGGCGAAAATGCTGCAAGAATATCCGCAGACCGCGGAGGTTTTAAAAAAATATCGCCTCGGTTGCATCGGTTGTCACGGAATAAAACACGAAACCATCGAGCGTGGTGCCATTGCCCACGGCATCGATCTTAACGCGTTGCTGCATGATTTGAACGCTGCACTTTAA
- a CDS encoding DNA helicase RecG codes for MSPTQSNPQILGRSLESLRGVGPTLLQRLQRLGLRTVDDLLFTLPSRYEDRRTLRSIGQLQVGAQEIFRAWIVSSGETQTGKGRRLYEVLVGDGSGQQVALRWFHYRLAAMRQQYQVGRHLYVIGEVKRFGHLREIHHPEIEFIDDPQQKSDLVGHILPVYPLTEGLTQRSARKLWHNACTLYAREVNSAIPSDIIAKHALLPLGQALQEVHAPDDASNFIALNEGRSPARRTLAFDEFFFLELGLALKRQGLALETGIPFTITHLFTKPLAQLLPYKLTAAQRRVLGEIRDDLLRPQPMNRLLQGDVGSGKTIVALMTALLAIENDCQVALLAPTEILAEQHYRQFAPWMQQLNLCCALLTGSTGAKERREIIAATQNGAIHLLVGTHAVLQEGVEFQRLGLGIVDEQHRFGVRQRSQLRRKGVSPHILVMTATPIPRTLSLTLYGDLALSVIDELPPGRTPIVTQVFTEEGRGRVYEMIRRELSRGRQAYIVYPLVEESEKVDLLDAESGAERLQRAIFPDFKVGLLHGRLRGEEKETVMTAFAAGEIHLLVATTVIEVGIDVPNATIMVIEHAERFGLAQLHQLRGRVGRGAAESHCFMLKGSQCGQDGEERLAVLARTNDGFQVAEADLKIRGPGEFLGTKQSGIPDLRVADLLRDGHILEEARAAAFALAERPDFLSSDEYAITRQELRGRWGSRLELAGIG; via the coding sequence ATGTCCCCGACACAATCGAATCCACAAATTTTGGGCCGATCTCTCGAATCACTTCGCGGGGTCGGCCCAACCCTTTTGCAACGACTGCAGCGTCTCGGCCTGCGTACCGTTGACGACCTCCTTTTTACTCTCCCCAGTCGTTACGAAGACCGTCGCACCCTGCGCAGCATCGGTCAGCTTCAAGTCGGGGCGCAAGAGATCTTTCGTGCCTGGATCGTTAGCAGCGGCGAAACTCAGACCGGCAAGGGGCGGCGCTTGTACGAAGTGCTGGTCGGGGATGGCAGCGGTCAACAGGTAGCGCTGCGCTGGTTTCACTATCGCCTGGCTGCAATGCGCCAGCAGTACCAGGTCGGACGGCATCTCTACGTGATTGGCGAGGTGAAACGCTTTGGACATCTTCGCGAAATCCATCATCCCGAGATCGAGTTTATCGATGACCCGCAGCAAAAAAGCGATCTTGTCGGCCATATCCTGCCGGTCTATCCGCTCACGGAGGGGTTGACGCAACGGAGTGCTCGCAAACTCTGGCACAACGCCTGTACTCTTTACGCCCGCGAGGTCAACAGTGCGATTCCTTCGGATATTATTGCTAAACACGCTTTATTGCCCCTCGGACAGGCATTGCAGGAGGTCCACGCTCCTGACGATGCCAGTAATTTTATCGCCCTGAATGAAGGACGCAGTCCGGCCCGCCGGACATTGGCCTTTGACGAATTCTTTTTTCTCGAACTTGGTCTTGCCCTCAAGCGGCAGGGTCTGGCACTGGAAACCGGCATTCCCTTTACCATAACCCATCTTTTTACCAAACCGTTGGCTCAACTCCTCCCCTATAAACTCACTGCGGCGCAACGGCGGGTTCTTGGTGAAATTCGCGACGACTTGCTCCGACCGCAACCAATGAATCGTTTGCTGCAAGGAGATGTCGGCAGTGGCAAGACCATTGTCGCCCTGATGACGGCGCTTCTGGCCATTGAAAATGATTGTCAGGTGGCACTTCTTGCGCCGACGGAAATCCTCGCTGAACAGCATTATCGTCAGTTTGCTCCATGGATGCAGCAACTCAATCTCTGTTGCGCCCTCTTAACCGGTTCAACCGGGGCGAAGGAGCGGCGGGAGATTATCGCTGCAACCCAAAACGGTGCGATTCATCTCCTGGTGGGTACGCATGCCGTTCTGCAGGAAGGGGTCGAGTTTCAGCGTCTTGGCCTCGGTATTGTCGACGAGCAGCATCGTTTTGGCGTCCGGCAGCGCAGTCAGTTGCGCCGCAAGGGCGTCTCGCCGCACATTCTGGTCATGACTGCCACACCGATCCCCCGTACTCTCTCTCTGACCCTTTATGGAGATCTGGCTCTTTCAGTCATCGACGAACTGCCGCCGGGACGGACGCCGATTGTGACGCAGGTCTTTACTGAGGAGGGGAGGGGGCGGGTATACGAGATGATCCGCCGTGAATTAAGCCGGGGGCGGCAGGCGTATATTGTCTATCCTCTGGTCGAAGAGTCGGAGAAGGTCGATCTCCTTGACGCCGAGAGCGGGGCAGAGCGCCTGCAGAGGGCAATTTTCCCGGATTTCAAGGTCGGCCTTCTGCACGGACGACTGCGCGGGGAAGAGAAAGAAACGGTCATGACCGCTTTTGCTGCCGGAGAGATTCATCTGTTGGTCGCCACGACCGTCATTGAAGTCGGTATCGATGTGCCGAACGCGACGATCATGGTGATTGAACATGCCGAACGCTTCGGATTGGCACAGCTCCATCAATTACGCGGCCGGGTCGGACGCGGCGCTGCCGAGAGTCATTGCTTTATGTTGAAAGGGAGTCAGTGCGGACAGGATGGTGAGGAGCGATTAGCGGTCCTGGCGCGCACCAACGACGGTTTTCAAGTCGCCGAAGCGGATCTCAAGATCCGTGGACCAGGAGAATTTCTCGGCACCAAACAATCAGGCATCCCCGATCTGCGTGTGGCCGATCTTCTCCGCGACGGCCATATCCTTGAGGAGGCCCGCGCAGCGGCGTTTGCCCTGGCTGAGCGTCCGGATTTTTTGAGCAGTGATGAGTATGCGATAACCCGGCAGGAATTACGGGGGCGATGGGGAAGTCGTCTGGAATTGGCAGGTATCGGTTAA